In Ensifer canadensis, a genomic segment contains:
- a CDS encoding ArsR/SmtB family transcription factor has protein sequence MTDLQLHIFEEFAELARTLASPQRLLLLEHIAQGERSVERLAELAGLSIANASQHLQQLRRAGFVETRRDGKRVLYRLGAGPVIGLLSALRQYAEHNRAQIRELVADRLDRPDRLEAISREELLLRMRGGDVTLLDVRPQDEFLSGHLPGAINIPIAELERRLAELPEGGEIVAYCRGPYCALSFDAVRVLQGNGFTVRRLESGFPDWKAAGLAVESRDLS, from the coding sequence ATGACCGACCTTCAACTCCATATCTTCGAGGAATTTGCCGAGCTTGCCCGCACGCTTGCGAGCCCCCAGCGCCTGCTCCTGCTCGAGCATATCGCCCAGGGCGAGCGCTCGGTGGAGCGTCTTGCTGAGCTCGCCGGCCTGAGCATCGCCAACGCGTCGCAGCATCTGCAGCAGTTGCGCCGCGCCGGTTTTGTCGAGACCCGGCGGGATGGCAAGCGCGTGCTTTATCGGCTGGGTGCCGGCCCGGTGATCGGCCTGCTCTCGGCCCTGCGTCAATATGCCGAGCACAATCGCGCTCAGATCCGCGAACTCGTCGCCGATCGCCTCGACCGACCGGACCGCCTCGAGGCGATTTCGCGCGAAGAGTTGCTGCTGCGGATGCGGGGAGGGGACGTCACGCTGCTGGATGTGCGGCCGCAGGACGAATTTTTGTCGGGTCATCTTCCCGGTGCGATCAATATTCCGATTGCGGAACTCGAACGACGCCTTGCCGAACTGCCTGAAGGAGGCGAGATCGTCGCCTATTGCCGCGGGCCTTACTGCGCCTTGTCGTTTGACGCGGTGAGGGTTCTGCAAGGCAACGGCTTTACCGTCCGCCGGCTTGAGAGCGGGTTCCCGGATTGGAAAGCAGCCGGCCTTGCTGTGGAAAGCCGGGACCTCAGCTAG